TAAATGCAAGTTTCCAAACAATGAGGGTTCAATAGTAAGTCCATATACATTGAATATCAGAAAATATGGTCTAATCTTGACAAACAGGCCATGGACCTCATTTATTATTGACATTAGCAGGAAATAAAACCAACGCATCTGCTCATGTTACTGACTTCTGGCACATTACAAATATATATTTTGAACATCGAAAATAAACTTTGGAAGCCCGACTTCTCGCGGCCATTTGATCTTTATGGTCAACATATCTGCTCGTTCTTCTCTCCATCCTCCAGGTACTGAAAGCATAAAACTAAGAGGCAGGGATTATGCCACAGTGGTAAACGTCACTTATCGAGATGCCATCAAGTCACTCATAAATGTTTTTATCCTGTCTCAACTTATGTCGGTTCGTATGTTGATCGTCCCGCCTCATGACGCAGGTTAGTACAACTGTAGAGCAAGAATTTTATCGCTGCAAAGATCACTATTTCATTTACCCAACTGGAATATTTAAGGTATTTTCTATTATTGTCGTAGGTGCTGCATATTGTTTCTGTGGTAACCGCAACAAGCCTGTAAAAAACATTAGCTTGCATATATTTTTATTCTGCTTTTTGATTGAGCAACACAGCCAAACACCAAGTGCGCAGTTTATGCGCACACTAAACATTAAAAAATGGTTAAATTACTTCATCTTTATTAAGTTCCTCTAATTGAAGTCAGCGCTGACGTCTTTTTTCTGCAGTTATTTCAGTGCAGAATGCGTGTCTGCCTACCGGGTTAGTCACTCTCGGTAGGCGACGAAATAAGCACTACGAATGGAAGGGGCATgattcgaagaaaaaaaatctgctttATTGTATGCTCAACACGACCATGAAAGGTGCATACACCTCTTGCAATTTACACATTTTCAGGAAGGCATGACAGCCAAAAGGTTTCCTGCCTACCAAGTTATTGACGGCCTGAAATACGCGAAGACGTACTTGCCTGAGAATGTGCGCGCCATCCGCGCATACATTCCACACGACGATGACCTTGTACTGGTGTCCTACCTGAAATGTGGCAACAACTGGCTGGAACAAATCATCGAACTAATTCTTCACAGGTACCTATAAATGTTCGTGCCTCAGTGAGAAACCTCGCCGATAGAACATATGCCAATGCAGAGTGTTTTCAAAAGTTTAAGGTCTTTTAGCTAACTGTACGTTAAGCCTAATGCAGCCTTATATGTAAGTGACAAGTTCTACATAGCCAAACTGGCGGACTAGCCAAGAGCGGCCACACACCCACTAGCACATGTCGAGTGGCTAAAAAAGTGAATCAAAGAATATTTCATTATAATTCAGTATTTCGTTACCAAGTCGGTGCGATTAAATATACCTGTGAGCTAGCTGAGAACACTTGTACAGGTTTTGCGGAGATTTTTTTTTACGCTGAAACATGGTTGCTTTAACTACTTTGCCGTTGAACCTACAAGGGTTCAACAACCCGTTCGCCGGTGTTTTCATTCGGTGCACATATAACTATCGTGCATTTATGTATAAAGATATCCACCAAAATATTGACCCACTCAGAAGCCAGCAGCCATGCTAAGCTCCGGTGGGTAGGCAAGGAAAGCTCTAATGAATGTTTAAACAAGTCATGCTAGTAGGTCGAAGCTTGGACGCGCTCCCCGACAGCGTGCGCGATACGGCTACCGGATGATGGCAAGGTTGGCGTCACAACTTCGCAGGCCGATGCGTCAGTTACGATTTGAACCTGAGGTTCTTGGTTTAGTCAGACAAGATCTGTGCAAGCTCTGCAGGATTTAGCGCACTATCTGTTAAGTAAGTCAAAAGGCGTAGCTGTCCTAACTCCGACGTTGTTTTTCTTTCACATCATTGATGAACATaaacaatttatttattattcattCCAATCCTCTCTTCTATGTACGATATCGTTCTATCTTCGAAAATTTGGCTGACACGTAAGGCTGCAATTTAGAAGAAAAGTGTCAATTCCATCGTGTAATTATGTGCACGAGCGCTTGCCAACCTCGCATTATTTTTTCCCCTCTTTATCAACTTTGCTATCTAGGGGGGAAAGCGCCGAAAACTACGCCGAATTTCACCGTTGGTGTCCGTACCCTGAGCTGACGGGTATGCGCTACCTCGACGAGATGCAGCCACCACGTTTTCTGAAAACGCACTTCCAGTACCAACAGCAGCCCAAGAACCTCAAGGCCAAGTTCATCTACCTGACCCGCAACCCGCTAGATGTCTGCGTCTCATTCTACTACTACGTGCGGAACGGCCCAATATACGACTTCTCCGATGGCACCTTCGACGACTTCGTCAATGCTTTCGTTCTCGGCGAAGTAGAGCGAGGAGACTACTGCGATCACCTTCTCTCCTGGTACTCGCATCGACTCGAAGAAAACGTTTTCTTTCTCACATACGAACAGCTGAAGAGCGATTTTAGAAACACCGTTTTGTGCCTAGCAGGCTTCATGGGAGAGCAGTACAGACGCATACTAGAAGAAGACCAAGACGTGTACCGGAACATTGTTGAGAAGAGCAGCGTACCGTACATGTCCAAAGTATGTTATATTGACCAATCAACCATGGCGAGGTTGACAGAGAAAGATCAGCCTTTTATAGACGCCGCTCATCGATTCACGTTGTCCGATTCCGGCAAGCTCAAGGGCACGGGCATCGTAAGAAAAGGCATCGTAGGAGACTGGAAGTCACACTTCACGCAGCGTCATCTAGACCTGATGCGCGAGTGGATTGCGAAGAGGAACGCCGCGGCAGCAATTCGAGAGATCTGGGCCGATATGGACCTCGGTGGGATTGTCTGAACGCCGAGTAAACAAGTGTTAGTTTGCAGGGACTGGGAAGTTAGCACCGTGGTTTCACTGTCATCTCTGTGTCGCATGTTGCGTGTAAACCTTTTTATTGATGTTAAAGGCAATTCAAGTCAGTAGTTTTAATGCACAGCTCATGAATAAGGTGGCAAGGATGAAAGCTTGTTGGTTCAGGTTTATGCCTATGAAAACTCACGTGGATGAAGAAAACAAGCAGACAACACAAGCACCAAACTAACAAAAGGTTTATTCTATAAACAGCCAATATATACGCTCATGAGAACTCACATAAAAAATTACACGCAGAATCTCCTGCGGGAGTTATATAAATGATGCGCAAGCATTTCCTACTAACCACTTGCTCTTTTGTGAGAGACACCGtgaaagaagcgtgaaacggaaAAGCGTGGTTGCAACTCCGAAATATTAACCGAGACCAGTCTAAGATGACGAAGAAGAGGTGAGTAGTAGCAACGTTCACTCATATTATATGATGGTTCATTTGGATGATGGCTCTGCTTCATGGAAGATTAGCATTAGCCAATGCGTGCTTTAGTACGTTGCGTTATTGAACTGTGTAACGATTGGTAGACCTCGTACGTAAACGTGGTCAAGGACACTGTCCCCTCTCGATGCGAACCATCAACCGCAATTAACCACACTCAGGCGGCGGCTACGTACGGTACAACCACGCAGgcgctatcttgaaagtgatATGCGATGGGGACACAGTGCGCCGAGTAGTGATAGCTTGGTGTGCGCTGTATTCTCGCCgcatagttcgcgttgaagcgagaggcaacacgaaAGTCAATTTGTTCACTGCTGCgtgccttatcttgaaagcagtCGTCTTACCTGACGAACAGACATACGGGTTTCCTATGTtcacgcatttaaaaaaaatgatcaGCGCACGTCTAATGCGACGATCGCCATTTACGAGTTCTATATGTTCAACGTGAGCAAACAAGTACGGGCCGGTTAATGGTCGTCAATTCCTAAAGAAACCCTGATATATGCCGATTCCTTTCCTGTTAAAACAATATGGCGGCTTTGCTAGCTCACTTGTGACCTTCAACGGCAGTCAATTACGCCTCCATAGTATCATTTGCCAATAGTGGGTTGTGCCGACACTTTTTCCGTGTCTGGCTGAATATGGGGTTACAATGACGGATGGACACATGCTACCCTATTCGATTCGTCATACTGAGCACGAGCTCCTCAAGGCAGACGTTGACCAAACGGCATGCTTCCCCGATGTACGCGCTAACGCCCCAACAAGGAGTGTATAGCGAACGACACATTTGCTACATCTAATGCGTGGCTTCCTGTATGCGGCACATCACTGTTACCTAATTGTAGCTGAGGACTTCTGTACACCTGGGTAATCTGCCTAAGATTCTGCGCCACAAAAACTAACACTCACACGCCGAAACGTCCCGAAACATTCGTGAACCTGTGCGAAATTCGGCGCACACATGGCAAGGCAACCGAAATACCAATCTTAGAGTCAGCAATGTCATCCTGAGGAAGATTAGTTTTCTTAATTAGTTTAATTGTCTTGCCGCATGCTCGAATGATGAACACTTCCGGATATTTAGCTTCCTTTAGTTAAATGGGCTGCTTACTAAAACTAGCATTCGTGCTGTGGTGGCCCGATTTTAAGAAAAACCGAATGTGAAGAACACAAATACCCATTTTTTACAAGTTTAGAATACCCGGACCTGAAGCTGAGCAGGAACGTTACAGACCTGGAAAAGTATTCCCAACATACATAGTCTTTTATAAACAACTTTACTCCAAAGTTTTTTTGCTTTAGAACTTCAAATAAGCTGCCCGTCTCTGTACATTGCGCCTTTCTACCTCATCCGGAAAAATTGTGCAAATCCAACGTGCTGCGGGAAAgaagttatgcgaagcattttgcaggtaacTATTTGCAGGTTACAGGTCAGTGACTTGCGGCTGCGCGCCCCGCGGCTCTTTGATTCTCTCGATTACTTCGAGCAGGCGCTCACTGTTGAGCTCGGACATGCTGATATTCAGGAAGAACGTGCGTTTCCCTAGCTGCTCGATCATTGCGAACGCGTTCTCTTTCTTCTGCGCCCAGAAGTACCCCAGTAGCACGCCATCTTCGAGCTGCCCACGTAAACCTCTGAGGAACGCACTTCCGAATTGAAGAACTTCTCAACGAAGCTGCGGTCTTCCAAGACCTTCTTTGGGAGCTTCAGGAGCCGGTTGGTGTGTACGGGGTTAGAAAATGAATTGAAAACCTAAACCAAGTCAACCGTGATCTGGCCAGAAGATGCAAGGACCAGCGAACCTTCACCAAGCAACATGAGAATATGGAAAGAAAGACTAAGTCAAACAGGGCGCCAAGCAAGCAGCCCTCGAACTTATCCTGCAggagcaggagcagcagcagcagcagcagcagcaacaacaacaacagcgacgacgacggcgacgacaacgacgacaggTGAATGAGACCCTCAAAGCAACAGTCCGCCAACTAAAGGGAATCCTTGAAGGATTCATGGCCCATGTGAACAAGATTTCCACCGAAATGGGAGAACGCAGAGCAGCTTTGGAAAAAACCTTCGAACAGAACCGAAAGACGCCAGAGTCCAGAAAATGTACACCGGTATTATGCAACATTACATGATCACCCACATTCTCACACCAGCCTAACTAGAGATGAGGCAATAACCCTCAGGAAATTGTAACCGCGATATCCTATTGCAGTCAGCATTCATACTTCTGCACGCACTGTGATGCCCACGACACACACATACGATGCGGTATGGGGATTAGGATGTAAACATGGCAACGTAGACACCCAAACACTAACCGAAGAGCactgggaggccaagctttcagACCCAGATCCTAACAGGCAGCGCATCTTGTGCTTCCTTAGAagaaaagtttattctctctctttcttatagGTGAACCCGCCAAATAGAGAAACGTTTAAACTGTTCCAACTTTTCTAAAAAACGCTGTATTGTGAATCCATACGAATAAAGCTACGCGAACTAACGCTTCAtgacattatggggttttacgtgccaaaaccacacatttctgattatgaggcacgccgtagtgaaggactccggaaattttgaccacctggggttctttaacgtgcacctgaatctaagtacacgggtgttttcgcatctcgccccaaTCGAGATGTAGGAACGCTTCTTCAAAACGGTTTAAAACCAATATAAGGTAGACGGCGAAACCGTGCATGTTTCGGATGGCGCAGCGATGTGGTCAGCCCTATTATATGCTCTTCTGCTTGACGAGTGGCTCAAGGTGAGTATGCAAAATTGTCAGTTTCCTAATGCGAGTCCAGGTGCGCACGCGAAGTGCATGGCTAAGGCCTAGCCCAGGTTATTTATTATGTGAGAATGCTAGGCCGGCAGTTGCGCTTCTTGTGAGCTGATCACCGAGCGTGTCGCGCTCTACGAATTACTCGATCAAGCAGTTTCGCCTCTGCTAAGTGAACAGCGCCTTATTCACTGGTGCTGTATGTAGGAGCTCCAGGAAATTTGATTATTTCGAGGAAGGAGTGAGTAGGTGTATACTCGCTTAATGCATTACTGCTTCATTGGAAGGATACATGAGGGACTTACGAAAACACCGAAACGTTCATGCAGCGATTCTTTAAACACATAGAGCTTAATGATAACCACTGTTTTCTCAGAGTCATACGCCTGTTTCCATGAATAATCAACCCGCAAGCTGCATGCAAGATAAGCCTGTTGGCTAACTGATTGTGTGCAGAACGTGGATCCACGAATATGCCCATGTCGCCAGTGAAACACAGTTAGGCTATAGATGGTGTGGACGTCCGAGAATGCCGAGAAGCTGGAAGAAAAGCAGTGATACATGTATACTTCCAAGATGCTTGACCTCATGCTGAATCAAACAGGGTACGTACGCGTATATTTTATTTCTATTTCTTATAGTTTGCAAAGAACACTTTGCGCGGCGATGTCGGCAGTGCGTCGCTGGACTCACTGCGCGACCTGGGCTCACGCGCGGCCGCCGAGTAGCGAGAGCTGCTGCGGCTGCGCAGCCTTGACGGCGGCGCCCGCGTctcttcatcgtcgtcgtcgtcggcggcgtagCGCTGCGACTTCCCGGAGCGGGCCCCAGATACCGGGAACGAGCGGAACGAGGCCGCCTCGTCGCTGCAGGTAGCCAGCGTGACCCTACGCTGATGCGGCTGCAAGCGCTGTGAGGAACGACCACTGGCCGCCGCAATCCTGTGTATTCAGAGAGAATTGGCTTTGAAGATGCTGGTTCAACGCACCTTGTCAAGCGCAGCCTAGGACACTTTTGTCATATCGCCAGTGGTACAGAAACCAATATAATCGCCGCTACCGCGCTCATCATTCAACAATGATGACGGACGCATAGTGATCACGAACGCTGGCCGCGCCCTAAAGCACTTCGCCTTCACTTCGTCCTCTACTTTTTGAACTGCTGGTTCCGttgccgtccgtccgtccgtccgtccgtccatccatcccatcccatcccatcccatcccatcccatcccatcccatcccatcccatcccatcccatcccatcccatcccatcccatccaatccaatccatccCATCCAATCCAATCGAATCCAAtccatccaatccaatccatccatccatccatatgcCACTTGCACATATTCACTTCGTCACACCCCTATGGGCATACCGGTGCCACTTGGGTGAATCACGCTGTCGCTTCATGGCAAGTGTAGAATCCCTCTAACCGCAGAAAATAATACATGGCGTAGAGCGTGCTGTCAAAGAGCAGTGAAAGGTATGTCTTCAGCTCACCCTTGTACATGGTTTCGCTGACGTACGTGCACTTGCTCATAAACCCCGGCTTAAGGACTCGCGGAGAGCGTTAACGCACTTGCGCGCAAGCAGTAACAAGTTGCAAATGCTACTAGTCCTGATGAAGCCTCCATTTGCGCTGTGGCGTGATATTTTGGCGGCATCTCAAATGAATTCTGCAAGTAATGGCGCCTACCAGCGAGATTTCAGTACATATCGTCACGTTTGCTTCCGCCATTGTTTTGCGTTTCTGCCGTCAATAGACGTACGGCTCACAAGTATCTTCAAAATAAGATGACCGAAACTAGTGCAAACACATCTCTTATAGCATGGCTGGTAAGTATTACTTTACATTGGAAGTCAGAAAATGCAAGAAAGAAACGCTGCAGCTGCTTTAACTCTGGAATTTCGTTATTTCGTGTGTATACGTTCAAATATGCGTATACGTGATCGCTATGCACATTACCAACAAGATAGCCATGCACGCTACCATAAGATGTATTATACGCGCCTGAAGTGGTCCTTGCCGTCAGTGGAGAAGGATGAACATCAGGCACCTTCACTTCTATGTGCAATAGTATGCAGGCTGAGAGGGAGAATAAACCCCAGAAATGCTTTTCGGTCAGTacaacgcacgcacacatgcatgcGCGCGCACATAGAAGCACACACAGTCGGGCACGCGCACTGAGGTTAGGACAACAGCGTATAACCTCGACATATTCGAGTTAACAGATACCTGCGCAAGGACTCTTGCAGCGGAGTGGGCAGCGGCGGCACCTCGCTGCCATAGCGTGCCGATAGGGCCGAGGGCGGCGCCGGACTGGCCATCACCGAGTGGTGTGGCATTGGCTCGGCGACGCTGGACGAGTCCGGGTACGAGCTGGAGGCGCCCTTGCCCGCCATGAGGCGCCTGACCAGCTTGTTCTGGTAGATGGGCGACGCCAGAGAGGTAAACGCCTGCTGGGCCCACATCACTCGGTTCTGATCCGCGGCGCCTCCTCCACCAGCACTATCGAGGGTGCATTGGGCGTTCCTGGAATAACGAAAGGGCACGAGTTCGTGTCCCTCCTTGCTAGAAAACCAATCTAcccggcaaaaagaaaaagaaaatgcggcGTAATCACGTGATCAATAagttttattagcccgacgttgtGCGGAGTTCTGGAGGATGGGAGTAAGGGATATTCCTGATCTACTTTGTATTGGGGATCATCGGAACAGATACATTTATAAAGAGTCTTGGGGAGACGCAGAGCGTCTTGCAGTCGTTGAGTTGGCGATCTAGTTTTGAAATAGGCCCCCTTTCAAGCCTTTGCCGAGCTACGTTCCCTTCATAAAAAGAAAGTGTGTGATAGCACCACAACATCTTAGCAATATTAAAGCGAAGCACTCTTTGCGGTGTCGGTCGGGTTTCCATGATGTGGTCCGTAGTAGAAAAATGGAGAGGAGAACATGGAGATGCGCAGTGGTGAGAAGGGGACAGTTGCGGATAAGGTACATACAGTCCTCCGCTGCGATGGCGCAGTGGACATCTGCGCAGAAAGGACACGTCCGCCATTGCCTGTTAACACTCCTCACAGCGTGCGCGCATACCCGCGCGCGTTCAAGCCTCGTCCTTCACTACGGTACAGGACAAAATCGGGACAGATGGCTCTCGCATCATTTCAGTGTGAGGACAATGGAGCGACTCGTCTATATGTGATGAGTTACGCCGCATGTGAGCCCCATTAATTGGTCTAAAGACAAGAACCGAACAGTCGTTTGCTGATACCGTTATCTTGAATAATTTCAACAAATAATTAGTTTTGATCTCGAGAACGCTGTGGACTTACAAACTCATTGTGCCGTTGTATTACTACCAACTGTAGCACTTACAACGTCTTCTTGTACGCATTTCCAGGCCAAATGCAAATTGGCATAGAAATTAGCGAGCTTGAGCAAGTTATTCAACTTCTCAGACTGAAAGCGTGGACGAAATGATTTTTATGCAAATTTCACTCGCCAGGCGACAGAACACATCGACATCTGCACGTAGTGTAAACTTTCTTATCCACTTTCTTATCTTTCTTATGTCACCTCACGTTTGGCTGGCGCTTTCTCTTGGGGCGTGAACATGGCCTGCTGACATCGTGTAGAGCGAGGCGCCCGAGGCAGAGGCAATAACCTTATATCTTTCTATACACTTGTGTATGAAAAACATCATGGCAAAGTTACCCTTTAGCTCCAAAAGCATCTTTACATCAACGCAGTGATATCTACACGCAGCCTCAAGATGACATCATTCGACTATGATCAACCATTGATGGCAAGATGCAACACTGCATGCCAGCTGCTTGATATTTTATGCCTTAGCTTTAACACATTTTGGAATAAGTCGGCCCAAGGCAGAAATGTAACACGGCTTTTGGGACTCCTGCttttaaatagaaaaaaaatatgcagatccaacgtaCATGACAGCAATCTGCGGGAAATAAAACTAAATACGTTGTGTAAAATTATATTTAGTATCATCCTACACAACGTGTAACCTGATCAAACATTTATGCGCCGCTTAATTCCTAACTCTAATGCCATGCTACGTTGGTTTATGCACTACACCGTTCACAAGCTATGAAGAAACGCAAACATCGGTTTATGCGAAGGCAGTCATTTAAACGTTGACGAAGCCATGTCAAGATAACCAAGGTGATGTTCAATATTTGTCGAAGGAAGAATAGCGACGACAGGTGCATGGCAAAGAGAAGTATACGACGACGAAAACAGCGATAATGTTGATTACTATTCTTCCTATCTTTCCTGCATCTTTGACCTAAACGAAACCGACAAGCTTGCACGTGGCCTAGGGTTAGAAAAGCAGAAGCTACAGTCAGCAAAGTGTGCGAGTGTTCGCAAGTAAAGCTTCGCTTGGAACGGCGCCAGCAATCTTTTGACAAAATTAAGAGATCAAAAGCAGAAGAGAGCATTTAACGCTTCACGGGGTCACAGCTTTCGCAATTCAACGCGCACGACCATGTACTCAAAAATCGGATGGAGCGTTTGCTTTCTCGGAGACCACCTCAATAGCTGAAACAGATAGCGCGGCTCCGTAAAGCAACAAAATGGCATTTAAAAAACGAACGGCGTGCTCACCCTCTGAATCCTTTGGGGACGCGGACCCAGTCCTTCATGGGCGGGACGTTGAAGCGGCTCAGCACGTCGCTGTGCTGGTAGCCTTTGTGCACGGCACCGCCACCTTCGCCGCTGTAACCGCGATAGCGTGACTCAGGCGCCTGATGTGTCGACTGCTGACGCTGCACTGGCGGCTGTTGGCGGCAGCTAGACGCTACGAGTTCGGCAGCTGGCGCGCCTTCCGCGTCGTTGTCATCGCTGTTGCCCGAACCCGAGCTGGACTTCTTGTTGCTGGCAATACGGTCGGAAAGAAAAGATAGTTTCATGCATAGCGCTGTAACCACACATGAACAGTCagtttttttagaaaaaaaaaacaacctggTTCTTCTTGCTCGTTGCGTAGCAAGGGCCTCAAATTTGGCAGCCTTGCTGCCATGAAGTTGTATAGGGGGGTTTATCGGGCCACATGCCTGCTCCTGAAGTTCGCTTTCTATACGTGATGCGGACGGCTCAAAGTATGTTCTACGTCCGCCGCCACGGACGTAAGAGGCGCTGCCTAACACCCCCTGGATATCTAGTACACATACACAAGTAGACAAGAAAAAATACGggcagccacggcggccgcatttcgacggggtcgaaatgcgaaaactcccgtgcacttagatttaggtgcatgttaaggatccccaggtggtcgacagtgttctggagtcccccactacggcgtgcctcataatctgccACTCGGGCTTTTGGCACGTAGAAtggcataatttaattttaatacgGGCAGATAGCTTTCGTCGTAGGTGAATAGGTAGAGCATCGCAAGAGCAATGCGGAGGGTAGTGGTTAACTTCCCATCGGCGACCCCCTTTcatgtcatgtttttttttcttttcatttctacATTCCAAAATAAtagaaaaaatattttctttaaaaCTTTCCTTGGCTTGCTTGCACGTTGGCTTCAACTGATTATAAGGTTCGAATGATAGACTGAATTTATGAATCTGTGAGCTTGTTGTCTAATGCGGAGAGCGTAGACGTTGGGCTCAAGAAAGTGGGCTCAAAGGAAGCTATCAGTCCCGTATCAACCAAATCTCTTTCCGTAGTGGCTGCCTTCGAAATCTGAGAATGTTGCCGCATTTAGCCGAGCTGTCGACTTACGCTATTCCATGCGACTTCCATCATGCTGTCAAAAATATGTTGCGTGTGTAAACTATGACAAAGCTCCATTTGCGGATAGGGTATAAGACGAAGGACGATGTGCCAGAGAGGCTACACAGTAGTAAGCTGCGTAACTTATTTCTACGTTCCTTCTCATTATACGTTTCAACGATTCACTCGTTATAGTGGCTCTATAACGAGTGATTCACTGCTCCTAATGCTCAAAAAGAACGCCTGTTTCATCACGCGTAAATAACACAAAGTTAACGTTTTTTAACTAGAAAAGTATGACATCGAAGGGGCAAAGAGCTGCTACAATTGCATATATAAGAACGTATGCTATTAGCTTGGCAGCTTACCGCTTCGAAATCAGCCACGCAGCCATACCGACTCCCGTCACAGCAAGGACTGCCACAAAGACGAGCCAGGAGATCCAGTCCTGTACCGAGGCACCTGCGCGACACAAAGTAAATTAATTGATACAGGCTTGTAACTTTCATTTGAGTTTGCTACACGTAGAGGGTTGTCAGATACACAGATGGAGCACAATTTGCAAGAAGGGATGCCTTAGTCAAATACTAACAACCTCGTCATTAAAGATAAGGCATTGCGAAATGCACCAAATGTACTTGTTGCATTGTATAGTTCGACGTAACATATACCAGGTTTATAATGGCAAAAGTTGTTTGTTATAGTAtatcaatttaaaaaaaaggagagggtCTTATATTCTATTTCGAAAGCATGTATATACGAGGGAGTTTCTCTTTCAGTTAATATGAAGAATTATGAAGTCATTATGAAGAAAACTATCGTTATAAAGGGGCAAGAAGAAACTACGGGGATCGACACAGATTACCCAAATAATAAATAGCACAAGAAGAACATATAACAATCCCAATAAGAGGATGAAAAAGATATAGGAAAACATTAGACGCTGATTACGTCTGTTCG
This Dermacentor albipictus isolate Rhodes 1998 colony chromosome 1, USDA_Dalb.pri_finalv2, whole genome shotgun sequence DNA region includes the following protein-coding sequences:
- the LOC135911294 gene encoding sulfotransferase ssu-1-like, encoding MTAKRFPAYQVIDGLKYAKTYLPENVRAIRAYIPHDDDLVLVSYLKCGNNWLEQIIELILHRGESAENYAEFHRWCPYPELTGMRYLDEMQPPRFLKTHFQYQQQPKNLKAKFIYLTRNPLDVCVSFYYYVRNGPIYDFSDGTFDDFVNAFVLGEVERGDYCDHLLSWYSHRLEENVFFLTYEQLKSDFRNTVLCLAGFMGEQYRRILEEDQDVYRNIVEKSSVPYMSKVCYIDQSTMARLTEKDQPFIDAAHRFTLSDSGKLKGTGIVRKGIVGDWKSHFTQRHLDLMREWIAKRNAAAAIREIWADMDLGGIV
- the LOC135911295 gene encoding uncharacterized protein isoform X2 codes for the protein MLFLLRLFASLGLLHLLHTLPMQNTTPSPLLRFHGDERGGHYEVVLDEPVRGIKAFRVDDDLEVSKMAAGEEDGSMGRNYYNRILRKKAAVTRGPRPQVRPERHETCDDDRDCRRSPSQICIKHAGELHGRCQCPFYRPVEATLNGVVRCVAAKDLFDECRSNEECAATNPYLECVNRLCSCLPPHVLKDHAECIGGASVQDWISWLVFVAVLAVTGVGMAAWLISKRNKKSSSGSGNSDDNDAEGAPAAELVASSCRQQPPVQRQQSTHQAPESRYRGYSGEGGGAVHKGYQHSDVLSRFNVPPMKDWVRVPKGFRGNAQCTLDSAGGGGAADQNRVMWAQQAFTSLASPIYQNKLVRRLMAGKGASSSYPDSSSVAEPMPHHSVMASPAPPSALSARYGSEVPPLPTPLQESLRRIAAASGRSSQRLQPHQRRVTLATCSDEAASFRSFPVSGARSGKSQRYAADDDDDEETRAPPSRLRSRSSSRYSAAAREPRSRSESSDALPTSPRKVFFANYKK
- the LOC135911295 gene encoding uncharacterized protein isoform X1 produces the protein MLFLLRLFASLGLLHLLHTLPMQNTTPSPLLRFHGSSKAFHTLEATSGHEVDAGTAVSRWCSTTASWSSVVTSDERGGHYEVVLDEPVRGIKAFRVDDDLEVSKMAAGEEDGSMGRNYYNRILRKKAAVTRGPRPQVRPERHETCDDDRDCRRSPSQICIKHAGELHGRCQCPFYRPVEATLNGVVRCVAAKDLFDECRSNEECAATNPYLECVNRLCSCLPPHVLKDHAECIGGASVQDWISWLVFVAVLAVTGVGMAAWLISKRNKKSSSGSGNSDDNDAEGAPAAELVASSCRQQPPVQRQQSTHQAPESRYRGYSGEGGGAVHKGYQHSDVLSRFNVPPMKDWVRVPKGFRGNAQCTLDSAGGGGAADQNRVMWAQQAFTSLASPIYQNKLVRRLMAGKGASSSYPDSSSVAEPMPHHSVMASPAPPSALSARYGSEVPPLPTPLQESLRRIAAASGRSSQRLQPHQRRVTLATCSDEAASFRSFPVSGARSGKSQRYAADDDDDEETRAPPSRLRSRSSSRYSAAAREPRSRSESSDALPTSPRKVFFANYKK